Genomic DNA from Carnobacteriaceae bacterium zg-C25:
TTGGTGAGGTTCAAGCGTTTGCCAACGAACGCCGTATTCCGATTATCCCTCATGAAACGGCAGTCTTTTTAGATTTTTTAATGGGACAAGTCAAACCGACAAAAATTTTAGAAATCGGTGCAGCAATTGGGTTTTCCGGATTGTTGCTAGCTTCGCATTTACCAGAAGACGGTGTTTTTCATACGATAGACCGTTACGATTTAATGATTACACGTGCGCGTGAAAATTTTGCAAAAAGTGAATATGGGCATAAAATGACCGTCATTGAAGGGGATGCAGCCGATGTGTTGCCAACGTTACACGAACAATATGATGTGATTTTTATGGATTCCGCAAAAGCAAAATATTATGAGTTTTTACCGCTCTGTTTACGCTGTTTGAAAACGGGAGGGCTACTCATTGTAGACGATGTTTTCCAAGGGGCAACGATATTTGACGACGAATCAACGATACCAAAACGTGTGCGTAAAATTCATCGTCAGTTAAATCGTTTTATGGATGTGGTGAATAACCATCCAAGCATTAAAACAACGACGTTACCATTAGGCGATGGCATTGTCATATGCGAAAAACTCAATGATATTGAAATTGAATTAGATTCTAGTGTACAATAGTACCGTAAAAGGAATAGAAAGAAGGAAAAGAAATGTCAGAAAAAATTAGAGTGTTGCTATACTATAAATATGTTGCAATTGAAAATGCTGAACAATATGCAAAAGAACATTTAGAATTTTGTAAATCAATCGGTCTAAAAGGTCGTATTTTAATTGCCGATGAAGGTATCAATGGGACAGTTTCAGGTGATTATGAAACAACACAAAAATATATGGATTACGTTCATGCCAATCCGTTGTTTAGTGATTTATGGTTTAAAATTGATGAAGAAGATGAGCAAGCATTCAAAAAAATGTTTGTTCGTTACAAAAAAGAAATTGTTCATTTAGGGTTAGAAGATAACGACTTTGATAAAGACATTAATCCATTAGAAACTACAGGTGCTTACCTATCACCACAAGAGTTTAAAGAAGCTCTATTAGATGAAAATACAGTTGTTTTAGACACACGTAACGACTATGAATATGACTTAGGTCATTTCCGTGGTGCTATTCGCCCAGATATTCGTAATTTCCGCGAATTACCACAATGGGTACGCGACAACAAAGAAAAATTTATGGATAAACGTGTTGTTGTTTACTGTACGGGTGGTGTGCGTTGTGAAAAATTCTCTGGCTGGATGGTACGTGAAGGCTATAAAGATGTTGGTCAATTACACGGTGGTATTGCAACATACGGAAAAGATCCAGAAGTACAAGGCGAATTATGGGACGGTAAAATGTACGTCTTTGACGAACGCATTTCAGTAGATATTAACCATGTTAACCCAGTCATTATTGGTAAAGATTGGTTTGACGGTACACCATGTGAACGCTATGTAAACTGTGGAAATCCATACTGCAACCGTCAAATGTTGACATCTGTTGAAAATGAGCATAAATATTTACGTGGTTGCTCACACGAATGTCGTGTTCACCCACGCAACCGCTACGTTGAAGAAAACAACTTAACAGCAGAAGATGTGATTGCACGTTTAGCAGCAATCGGGGAAGAATTACCAACATTAGCATAATGATACGATTTGGTGTTGATGGCTTACAAAAAAGCCATCGACACCTTTTAGTTTGGGTTCTATGTCAAATAGGGCGGTTGATTTAGAAAAGGGCTCTATGTCAAATAGGGCAGTTGATTCAGAATAGGACTCTATGGCAATAGACGGTCGGTTCATAAAAGGGGTGCTATGTCAAATGGTGTTGGTGATCTAAAATTTGTTCTATGTCAAATGGTGTTGGTGATCCAAAATTAAGCGACTTTATTAGTTGATAACGAGAAATTTTCGTTATGGATTTAAAAGGTATCATAAATAATTCCTGCAGTATTTGGTAAATGATGTGTTACTATCGCTATATTTATCATTTCTAAATAAATTTCAAAAGCTTTCAAAACAAAAATCCGTACATTTTTGTTGTTTTCGCTATTTTTGTATTGATTTTAGCGTGTTTTAGTCGTACAATTTATTTGTAACATAAAAAACAACGATTAAAAACGAACGTTAAACAAAAATGATTTAAAATTGTTTGTTCGTTTTCAAATAAAAAAGGAGCTGTTATGGAAAAATTTTTTAAACTATCGCAACATAACACGACGGTTGCAACAGAAATTATTGCAGGTTTTACAACATTTTTCGCAATGTCGTATATTTTATTTGTTAATCCAGCAATTTTGTCATTAACAGGAATGCCGTCGCAAGCCGTTTTTTTATCCACTATTATTGCGTCGTCAATCAGCACTTTGATTATGGGACTATTTGCCAATGTACCTTACGCATTAGCTCCCGGAATGGGATTGAACGCATTTTTCACATTTACCGTTGTATTTAGTCTAGGGTTTTCTTGGCAACAAGCATTAGCCATGGTCTTTTTATGCGGTATGTTTAATATTTTAATTACCGTCACAAAAATCCGTAAACTCATGATTAAATCAATTCCAGAAAGTTTACAACACGCCATTGGTGCAGGGATTGGCGTATTCGTTGCTTATATCGGTATTAAAAATGCAAATTTTTTAGCTTTTTTATCCGATAGTGGATCAATCTTATCGATTAATAACGCACCTTATCAAGCAACGGCAACCGTCAACGGTGTTCAATCTGTTGTATCTGGTGGTGGAATTGTTCCCGAATTAGTAAAATTCACCAATCCAGCATCATTACTAGCTTTATTCGGTCTTATTTTCACTATTATTTTAATGGTAAAACAAGTGCGTGGTGCTATTTTAATTAGTATTATAACAACTACTGTTATCGGTATTTTAACAGGTGTTGTCACTGTTGGTCATATTGATTTTGCAACAGGTATCGGTACCGCCTTTTCAGAATTAGGCACAACCTTTGGTGCCGCTTTTGGTTCAGAAGGATTGCTATCCTTGTTCTCCGATACGTCAAAATTACCAACAGTTTTATTAACTATTTTCGCGTTTAGTTTATCCGATGTCTTTGACACAATCGGAACATTTATTGGAACAGGTCGACGTACAGGCATTTTCTCCGAAGAAGATGAACGCGCTTTAGAAAACGGCTCTGGTTTCAGCTCTAAAATGGATAAAGCATTGTTTGCCGATGCCATCGGAACATCTATTGGTGCAGTGTTTGGAACATCTAATACAACAACGTACGTTGAATCTGCAGCCGGTATTGGTGCAGGTGGTCGTACCGGATTGACGAGCGTTGTGACCGCGTTATTATTTGTCGCATCGACACTAGCAGCGCCACTTGTGAGCATTGTTCCAGCAGCAGCGACAGCTCCCGCATTAATTATTGTTGGTGTTTTAATGATGTCTTCTTTTGCCGATATTAACTGGACAA
This window encodes:
- a CDS encoding O-methyltransferase, with amino-acid sequence MMDKWIVNENVVHFLREKQRQFTGLLGEVQAFANERRIPIIPHETAVFLDFLMGQVKPTKILEIGAAIGFSGLLLASHLPEDGVFHTIDRYDLMITRARENFAKSEYGHKMTVIEGDAADVLPTLHEQYDVIFMDSAKAKYYEFLPLCLRCLKTGGLLIVDDVFQGATIFDDESTIPKRVRKIHRQLNRFMDVVNNHPSIKTTTLPLGDGIVICEKLNDIEIELDSSVQ
- a CDS encoding rhodanese-related sulfurtransferase — encoded protein: MSEKIRVLLYYKYVAIENAEQYAKEHLEFCKSIGLKGRILIADEGINGTVSGDYETTQKYMDYVHANPLFSDLWFKIDEEDEQAFKKMFVRYKKEIVHLGLEDNDFDKDINPLETTGAYLSPQEFKEALLDENTVVLDTRNDYEYDLGHFRGAIRPDIRNFRELPQWVRDNKEKFMDKRVVVYCTGGVRCEKFSGWMVREGYKDVGQLHGGIATYGKDPEVQGELWDGKMYVFDERISVDINHVNPVIIGKDWFDGTPCERYVNCGNPYCNRQMLTSVENEHKYLRGCSHECRVHPRNRYVEENNLTAEDVIARLAAIGEELPTLA
- a CDS encoding NCS2 family permease, with the protein product MEKFFKLSQHNTTVATEIIAGFTTFFAMSYILFVNPAILSLTGMPSQAVFLSTIIASSISTLIMGLFANVPYALAPGMGLNAFFTFTVVFSLGFSWQQALAMVFLCGMFNILITVTKIRKLMIKSIPESLQHAIGAGIGVFVAYIGIKNANFLAFLSDSGSILSINNAPYQATATVNGVQSVVSGGGIVPELVKFTNPASLLALFGLIFTIILMVKQVRGAILISIITTTVIGILTGVVTVGHIDFATGIGTAFSELGTTFGAAFGSEGLLSLFSDTSKLPTVLLTIFAFSLSDVFDTIGTFIGTGRRTGIFSEEDERALENGSGFSSKMDKALFADAIGTSIGAVFGTSNTTTYVESAAGIGAGGRTGLTSVVTALLFVASTLAAPLVSIVPAAATAPALIIVGVLMMSSFADINWTKFEEAVPAFFASVFMGFAYSISYGIAAGFIFYVIVKCVSGKVKEIHPIVWLSTALFIANFIILALIA